In one uncultured Methanoregula sp. genomic region, the following are encoded:
- a CDS encoding 50S ribosomal protein L11 yields MAEVVEVLVPGGKATAGPPLGPSLGPLGINVKGVVDEINKKTASFNGMQVPVKIEVDAKKNFTVTVGIPPTTALIKKEAGIEKGSKEPNAIVAGNLPFEAAVRIANMKLEGMLSYELKTAVKEVIGTCVSMGVTIDGKKAKDVFALIDEGKYDSKLVK; encoded by the coding sequence ATGGCAGAAGTGGTCGAGGTTTTAGTACCCGGCGGAAAGGCTACAGCAGGTCCACCATTAGGACCATCGCTCGGACCACTCGGTATCAACGTGAAGGGAGTCGTAGACGAGATCAACAAGAAGACCGCCTCATTCAACGGAATGCAGGTCCCGGTCAAGATCGAAGTCGACGCAAAGAAGAACTTCACGGTCACGGTGGGTATTCCGCCGACGACGGCCCTCATCAAGAAAGAGGCCGGTATCGAGAAAGGTTCCAAAGAGCCCAACGCCATTGTGGCAGGCAACCTGCCATTCGAGGCCGCTGTCAGAATTGCCAACATGAAACTCGAAGGCATGCTCTCCTACGAGCTGAAGACTGCCGTAAAGGAAGTCATCGGAACGTGTGTCAGCATGGGAGTTACCATTGACGGAAAGAAGGCCAAGGATGTCTTCGCCCTCATTGATGAAGGCAAGTACGACAGCAAACTCGTGAAATAA
- a CDS encoding 50S ribosomal protein L1 — protein MVDRAKILEAVKTAIEKAPERKFSESIDITINLKNIDMAQPKNRIDETIMLPHGTGEKIGICVIGKGDIVTQAKDAKVELIIGPEEVERLGGSPREARKVASKYRYFLAETGVMPGVGRYLGPRLGPRGRMPMPIPGGQDIRPIVERLRNSVKIRTKDKTVFSTKVGTTAMKPEQVAENIETIVKRIEAVLEQGPLNVRSVFVKTTMGPAVRLE, from the coding sequence ATGGTTGATAGGGCCAAAATTTTGGAAGCCGTAAAAACGGCGATTGAGAAAGCGCCAGAGCGTAAGTTCTCTGAGAGCATCGATATTACCATCAATCTCAAGAATATCGATATGGCGCAGCCGAAAAATCGTATCGACGAGACGATCATGCTCCCCCACGGTACCGGCGAGAAGATCGGTATCTGTGTCATCGGCAAGGGCGATATCGTCACGCAGGCAAAGGATGCCAAAGTCGAACTGATCATCGGCCCTGAAGAAGTTGAACGGCTCGGCGGCTCACCCCGCGAAGCACGGAAAGTAGCGAGCAAATACCGGTACTTCCTTGCAGAGACGGGTGTCATGCCAGGTGTCGGACGGTACTTAGGTCCCCGGCTCGGTCCGCGGGGCAGGATGCCGATGCCGATTCCCGGCGGGCAGGATATCCGCCCGATTGTCGAGCGTCTCCGAAACTCGGTGAAGATCCGTACAAAAGACAAGACGGTCTTCTCCACCAAGGTCGGAACGACCGCCATGAAGCCGGAGCAGGTCGCTGAGAACATCGAGACGATCGTCAAGAGGATCGAGGCTGTCCTTGAACAGGGTCCCCTGAACGTCCGTTCCGTCTTTGTCAAGACCACGATGGGTCCCGCAGTGAGGCTGGAATAA
- a CDS encoding 50S ribosomal protein L10, with product MAVYTHHLPAWKKDEVADIKKNAKEYKLIGLVDMYGIPAQQVQQIRRNLRGKAVIKVTRNTLIKHAFEEIGGDIKNLSKYISGHSAIIFTNDNPFKLFKQLEKTKTKMAAKAGEKAPEDIVIEKGPTSFKPGPIVGELQQAGIPAAIEGGKVKIRETKTVVKKGAVISAKLATVLAKLDIKPMDVGLALQAAYHDGGIFEPSVLAVDETVILGQIALASRQALALSVEAAIPTKDSMDAILIKAVRDARGLAIEAAIYEKDVVDAIIGKAYREGQVLKTLVK from the coding sequence ATGGCGGTATATACCCACCACCTTCCCGCGTGGAAGAAGGACGAGGTCGCTGACATCAAGAAGAACGCAAAGGAGTACAAGCTTATCGGGCTTGTCGACATGTACGGTATTCCCGCACAGCAGGTGCAGCAGATCCGCAGGAACCTCCGCGGAAAGGCTGTCATCAAGGTGACGAGGAACACCCTCATCAAGCACGCGTTCGAGGAGATCGGCGGGGACATCAAGAACCTGTCGAAGTATATCTCCGGTCACTCGGCGATCATCTTCACCAACGACAATCCGTTCAAGCTCTTCAAGCAGCTCGAGAAGACTAAGACCAAGATGGCGGCAAAGGCTGGCGAGAAAGCGCCGGAGGATATCGTCATCGAGAAGGGTCCCACCAGCTTCAAGCCGGGCCCGATTGTCGGTGAGCTCCAGCAGGCCGGCATCCCCGCAGCTATTGAAGGCGGTAAGGTCAAGATCAGAGAGACCAAGACGGTTGTCAAGAAAGGCGCCGTTATCTCGGCAAAACTTGCCACGGTCCTCGCCAAGCTCGATATCAAGCCCATGGATGTAGGTCTTGCCCTCCAGGCAGCTTACCATGATGGCGGTATCTTCGAGCCCTCGGTGCTCGCGGTTGACGAGACGGTAATCCTCGGACAGATCGCGCTTGCCAGCAGGCAGGCACTCGCCCTCTCGGTCGAGGCAGCGATCCCGACGAAGGACTCGATGGATGCAATCCTGATTAAGGCTGTCAGGGATGCACGCGGTCTTGCAATCGAAGCAGCGATCTACGAGAAAGACGTTGTCGATGCGATTATCGGTAAAGCGTACAGAGAAGGCCAGGTCCTCAAGACCCTGGTAAAATAA
- the rpl12p gene encoding 50S ribosomal protein P1, producing the protein MEYIYAALLLHKAGKKVDENGVKAVLTAAGVAADESRIKALIAALDGVNIEEAIKAAAAAPVAVAAAPAAAGHAAAPAKEEAKEEHKKEDEESGMAGLGALFG; encoded by the coding sequence ATGGAGTATATCTATGCAGCACTTCTCCTGCACAAAGCAGGCAAGAAAGTCGATGAGAACGGCGTCAAGGCAGTCCTTACCGCCGCAGGTGTAGCAGCAGACGAGTCAAGGATCAAGGCACTCATTGCAGCGCTCGATGGCGTCAACATTGAGGAAGCTATCAAGGCAGCAGCAGCAGCCCCGGTAGCCGTTGCAGCAGCACCCGCAGCAGCAGGCCATGCAGCAGCACCCGCCAAGGAAGAGGCAAAGGAAGAGCACAAGAAGGAAGACGAAGAGAGCGGCATGGCAGGGCTCGGTGCCCTGTTCGGCTAA
- the hypF gene encoding carbamoyltransferase HypF has product MQKKGKITVRGIVQGVGFRPFVYAQACALSIAGTVKNLGSEVEILARGENFDLFAAAVSRGPPLAIIDSVTIADTAADIPDGFFILESGTGSFSGMIPPDIAICDDCIADISRRGGRYSGYWATSCVNCGPRYSIINDIPYDRERTAMAEFPMCPVCKSDYSDPGCRRHHAQTIACANCGPELRLFDRLGHPVDCPDPVAEAAGLLDDGKILAIRGIGGFHLVCIEESADLLKHRLGRIEQPFAIMVRPDHIDALAHISSTDRRLLEGPVHPILVLEKRDPTAHATISNLHTIGCMLPYTGLHHLLFSHLRHPLLIMTSANMPGYPMITEIDVAMAKLNRDADFFLFHNRAIVNRVDDSVIRDGYIIRLSRGIAPKRTAIDLGNRCILAVGPELNVNATIYKNGFAITSPHVGNVRNPPTLEYLEETVRNIGRLLGAKYDVIAHDLHPQFLSTRFARELAADHGLELIPVQHHRAHIAAATTEPCVGIAIDGVGYGDDGSVWGCEIFSGVVPDLKRVAHLEPMAMPGGDLATRFPERMLYGILPDERITGLLASRGWSDIELGVLRKQVASGFNVTRTTSTGRVLDAAAALLGICRERTYDGEPAMKLESAAAGGTAEVWKIPLSMQDGCEVLSSRSLIETALCRLPEGPDPDRRDISSVAASFQYNLARGIARMAIHAAGRDGHTMVAISGGVAYNHAIRETIRREVEAAGLACRINAEYPLGDGCVSFGQCVYAGKLLEQRT; this is encoded by the coding sequence ATGCAGAAAAAGGGCAAAATTACAGTTCGCGGAATTGTCCAGGGAGTCGGGTTTCGCCCTTTTGTCTATGCACAGGCATGCGCTCTTTCGATCGCCGGCACCGTGAAAAATCTCGGCAGCGAAGTCGAGATCCTTGCCCGGGGAGAGAACTTCGATTTGTTTGCCGCTGCCGTCTCCCGGGGACCACCGCTTGCAATAATCGATTCAGTTACTATTGCCGACACTGCGGCCGATATCCCGGATGGTTTTTTTATTCTTGAGAGCGGCACAGGCTCGTTCTCGGGCATGATCCCGCCGGACATTGCGATCTGCGACGATTGTATTGCTGACATCTCCCGGCGTGGCGGGAGATATTCCGGCTACTGGGCCACGTCCTGCGTGAACTGCGGGCCCCGCTACAGCATCATCAACGATATTCCTTATGACCGCGAGCGGACGGCGATGGCAGAGTTTCCGATGTGCCCGGTCTGTAAATCCGATTACAGCGACCCGGGCTGCCGGCGCCACCATGCCCAGACGATTGCCTGCGCGAATTGCGGCCCGGAACTCAGGCTCTTCGACCGGCTTGGCCATCCCGTCGACTGCCCGGATCCAGTCGCGGAGGCGGCAGGGCTTCTCGACGACGGCAAAATTCTGGCAATCCGGGGCATCGGCGGGTTCCATCTCGTCTGCATCGAGGAGTCTGCCGATCTCCTCAAGCACCGCCTCGGCCGGATCGAGCAGCCGTTTGCCATCATGGTTCGTCCGGACCATATCGATGCCCTGGCACACATCAGCAGCACGGACCGGCGCCTGCTTGAGGGACCGGTCCACCCCATCCTTGTCCTGGAGAAGCGCGACCCGACGGCCCATGCCACCATCAGCAATCTCCATACCATCGGGTGCATGCTTCCCTACACCGGTCTCCACCACCTCCTCTTCTCCCACCTGAGGCACCCGCTCCTGATCATGACGAGCGCCAACATGCCCGGGTACCCGATGATAACAGAGATCGATGTGGCCATGGCAAAACTGAACCGCGACGCTGACTTTTTCCTTTTCCACAACCGGGCGATAGTCAATCGTGTCGACGATTCGGTGATACGGGACGGCTATATCATCCGGCTCTCACGGGGAATCGCCCCGAAAAGAACCGCCATCGATCTCGGGAACCGCTGTATCCTCGCTGTCGGTCCCGAACTGAATGTCAATGCCACGATCTACAAAAACGGGTTTGCCATAACCTCCCCCCATGTGGGCAACGTGAGAAATCCGCCGACACTGGAATATCTGGAGGAGACAGTCCGGAACATCGGCAGGCTTCTTGGCGCGAAGTATGATGTCATAGCCCACGACCTGCACCCCCAGTTCCTCTCCACCCGCTTCGCCCGCGAGCTTGCAGCAGACCACGGGCTCGAACTCATTCCCGTGCAGCACCACCGGGCCCACATAGCCGCCGCTACTACGGAGCCATGCGTTGGCATTGCAATCGATGGCGTCGGGTACGGCGACGACGGCTCGGTCTGGGGGTGCGAGATCTTTTCCGGGGTTGTGCCGGACCTTAAGCGCGTGGCCCACCTTGAACCAATGGCAATGCCGGGCGGGGACCTTGCAACCCGGTTCCCCGAGCGTATGCTCTACGGCATCCTGCCGGACGAGAGGATCACCGGTCTCCTCGCGAGCCGGGGCTGGTCGGATATCGAACTCGGCGTACTCAGAAAGCAGGTGGCCTCGGGGTTCAACGTTACCCGGACAACCAGTACCGGCCGGGTGCTGGATGCAGCTGCTGCCCTGCTCGGGATCTGCCGGGAGCGGACATATGACGGTGAGCCGGCCATGAAACTGGAATCTGCTGCCGCGGGAGGAACTGCAGAGGTGTGGAAGATCCCTCTCTCGATGCAGGACGGGTGCGAAGTCCTCTCTTCCCGTTCCCTGATCGAGACCGCTCTTTGCCGGCTTCCGGAAGGACCGGATCCGGACCGTCGTGATATAAGCTCGGTTGCAGCCTCGTTCCAGTACAACCTTGCCCGGGGCATTGCCCGGATGGCCATTCATGCTGCCGGACGGGACGGGCATACCATGGTCGCGATCAGCGGCGGGGTTGCCTACAATCACGCGATCCGCGAGACGATCCGTCGTGAAGTGGAGGCAGCGGGACTGGCCTGCCGGATCAACGCGGAATACCCGCTCGGGGACGGGTGTGTCTCGTTCGGGCAGTGTGTCTACGCGGGAAAACTGCTGGAGCAGCGCACCTGA
- a CDS encoding ArsR family transcriptional regulator encodes MPGHIRIVNDPVELVPLLMTFNDPSFKKVYELLNKSWLTEDEIRAQIDSDCVPLCLQILKKGNLVEEQWRMPKPGAKPEKEFRATYNKFRANFQCNLSDLSDILYISLSNDENLRGVVEQIEGELGKGNSSINDLSRKFNVSPIFIKGLAKRITHMDVKGQGLVLLDTGR; translated from the coding sequence GTGCCGGGCCATATTCGAATCGTAAATGATCCCGTAGAGCTAGTTCCTCTCCTGATGACGTTCAACGATCCTTCCTTTAAGAAGGTCTACGAACTTTTGAACAAATCGTGGCTGACCGAAGATGAGATCCGGGCGCAGATTGACAGCGACTGCGTACCGTTGTGTCTCCAGATCCTCAAGAAGGGCAATCTTGTGGAAGAGCAGTGGCGGATGCCAAAGCCGGGCGCTAAACCGGAAAAAGAGTTCCGGGCCACCTACAATAAATTCCGGGCGAACTTCCAGTGCAATCTCTCTGACCTCTCCGATATCCTGTACATCTCGCTCTCGAACGACGAGAACCTCCGGGGAGTCGTCGAACAGATCGAGGGAGAACTTGGTAAGGGCAACAGTTCCATCAACGACCTCTCAAGGAAATTCAATGTCAGTCCGATCTTCATCAAGGGGCTTGCGAAAAGGATAACCCACATGGACGTGAAAGGGCAGGGACTGGTGCTGCTTGACACCGGGCGTTAA
- a CDS encoding MarR family transcriptional regulator: MTPGVKDPLYSILRSKREVSRLQILVEIAEHQPAVRQQEIAEKLGVTPQAISEYIRELVDEGMVYASGRGNYEVTKSGIEWVLENAESLETYARHIRRDIIQQVSVWTAVAAEDLKKGDEAGVFMKDGFLYAGKSAMSATGSVIADAKKGEDVGVSRLNGIIEHKEGKIHVCKVPRVLYGGSRRIRREEMLEICSRAGIVAAVGLEAYIALTAAGKKPDMFFGAREGVIEAAFHGIDCAIVIVDEEFTDFLKRLESVELPYIIHDLIVP, translated from the coding sequence TTGACACCGGGCGTTAAGGATCCCCTCTATTCTATTCTGCGCAGCAAGCGCGAAGTCTCGCGCCTGCAGATCCTTGTCGAGATTGCCGAGCATCAGCCGGCCGTCCGGCAGCAGGAGATTGCCGAGAAACTCGGGGTCACCCCGCAGGCGATCTCGGAATATATCCGCGAACTGGTTGACGAGGGTATGGTCTATGCCAGCGGCAGGGGCAATTACGAGGTGACCAAATCCGGCATCGAATGGGTGCTCGAGAATGCGGAATCGCTTGAGACCTATGCCCGGCATATCAGGCGCGACATCATCCAGCAGGTCTCGGTCTGGACGGCTGTTGCGGCCGAAGATTTAAAAAAAGGTGACGAGGCGGGCGTCTTCATGAAAGACGGTTTCCTCTATGCCGGGAAATCGGCCATGTCCGCAACGGGCTCGGTCATTGCCGATGCAAAGAAAGGCGAGGATGTCGGTGTCTCCCGCCTCAACGGGATCATCGAGCACAAGGAAGGAAAGATCCATGTCTGCAAGGTTCCCCGGGTGCTCTACGGGGGGTCCAGGCGAATCAGGAGGGAGGAGATGCTTGAGATCTGCTCCCGTGCGGGCATTGTCGCGGCAGTCGGGCTCGAAGCGTATATTGCCCTGACGGCAGCGGGAAAGAAACCCGACATGTTCTTTGGCGCCCGGGAAGGAGTGATCGAAGCGGCATTTCACGGGATCGACTGCGCAATCGTGATCGTTGACGAAGAGTTCACAGACTTTTTGAAGAGACTCGAGAGCGTGGAGCTCCCCTACATCATCCACGACCTGATCGTGCCATGA
- a CDS encoding DEAD/DEAH box helicase produces MKVVIQPQKGGSYKLIFFDGRNTRGAGFVELMETPRGPRPTKYRVRWGGKKEYRHTPSKELIAQLRESDVRLIKPDPQFIAFLGAFQIRNGTIDACRMCLLDDKVTVITDENAVTFGKGERICLDCGRRELRREVSHIGRLGRDGISHLEKLLLQFRNLDRVLATLQPEKLTMASALFDKLEAHPVMVTAPINELPLPRPFIEACGVKQLMPAQQLAVEAGLLYGKDLLVVAATASGKTFIGEMAGLKNYLEGRGRTLFLVPLVALANQKYERFTERYGKLAKTGLLTGVSRLNLPETRKVGDRNPQAPIIVGTYEGVDNMIRCGQKMKNIATVVIDEIQMLEDKDRGHRLDGMIARLKYLCPQAQFLYLSATIGSPKVLAKKLNCTLVVYADRPVGLERYLLFVERKQKIPTIKQMTTDEYKRTSSKGFRGQTIIFTNARARCHTIADALGIRAAAYHAGLTSVERRDVETRFSQGKLMAVVTTAALGAGVDFPASQVIFDALAMGRDWLSVQEFNQMGGRAGRPDFHDLGRVVILAEPGGSYSRENPFTEEEVAIRLLKGEMEEVAPEHDLEASSEEYVANAIACDGEEADLNRINGLMVGSMEPVLPELVSHKLVERRGTKIVMSPLAKVMAEHFIGVERLLEILRLTKMMQDPTDIIAELESESVHKEKESPAKTKEKTPGKSRRK; encoded by the coding sequence ATGAAAGTTGTTATCCAGCCCCAGAAAGGGGGAAGCTATAAACTGATCTTTTTCGATGGCAGGAACACGCGGGGAGCTGGTTTTGTCGAGCTGATGGAGACCCCCCGGGGACCCCGCCCCACCAAGTACCGTGTCCGGTGGGGGGGGAAGAAAGAGTACCGGCATACGCCGTCAAAGGAACTCATCGCCCAGCTCCGGGAATCTGATGTGCGTCTGATCAAGCCGGATCCGCAGTTCATTGCGTTCCTGGGTGCTTTCCAGATCCGTAACGGGACCATCGATGCCTGCCGCATGTGCCTGCTGGATGACAAGGTCACCGTAATAACCGACGAGAATGCCGTGACCTTTGGCAAGGGCGAGCGGATCTGTCTTGATTGCGGGAGGAGGGAACTCCGAAGGGAGGTCTCGCATATCGGCCGGCTCGGGAGGGACGGGATCTCCCATCTCGAAAAACTCCTCCTCCAGTTCCGGAACCTCGACCGGGTCCTCGCAACCCTCCAGCCCGAGAAGCTCACGATGGCTTCGGCCCTCTTCGACAAGCTCGAAGCTCACCCGGTTATGGTCACCGCCCCGATCAACGAGCTGCCCCTGCCCCGCCCCTTCATCGAGGCCTGTGGTGTAAAGCAGCTGATGCCCGCGCAGCAGCTAGCCGTTGAGGCCGGGCTGCTTTACGGGAAAGACCTGCTCGTGGTGGCGGCTACCGCGAGCGGCAAGACATTCATCGGCGAGATGGCCGGTCTCAAGAATTATCTCGAAGGACGGGGCCGGACGCTCTTTTTAGTCCCGCTCGTTGCGCTCGCGAACCAGAAGTACGAGCGGTTCACGGAACGGTACGGGAAACTGGCAAAGACGGGGCTCCTGACCGGTGTCTCAAGGCTCAATCTTCCCGAGACCCGCAAGGTCGGGGACCGTAACCCGCAGGCGCCGATCATAGTCGGGACGTACGAGGGTGTGGACAACATGATCCGGTGCGGCCAGAAGATGAAGAACATCGCAACGGTCGTGATCGATGAGATCCAGATGCTCGAGGACAAGGACCGGGGCCACCGGCTCGACGGGATGATCGCCCGCCTCAAATACCTCTGCCCGCAGGCCCAGTTCCTCTACCTCTCGGCAACGATCGGTTCACCTAAGGTGCTTGCAAAGAAACTGAACTGCACGCTCGTTGTCTATGCCGACCGGCCGGTCGGGCTCGAACGTTACCTCCTCTTTGTCGAGCGCAAGCAGAAGATTCCGACCATCAAGCAGATGACCACCGACGAGTACAAGCGGACCTCCTCAAAAGGGTTCCGTGGCCAGACGATCATCTTCACCAATGCCCGGGCCCGGTGCCACACTATCGCCGATGCCCTCGGTATCCGGGCTGCTGCATACCACGCAGGGCTCACCTCAGTGGAACGACGTGACGTGGAGACCCGTTTCTCGCAGGGAAAACTCATGGCGGTCGTGACAACGGCGGCTCTTGGTGCCGGCGTGGATTTCCCTGCATCGCAGGTTATCTTCGATGCGCTTGCCATGGGCCGGGACTGGCTCTCCGTACAGGAGTTCAACCAGATGGGTGGCAGGGCCGGTCGGCCGGACTTCCATGACCTCGGCCGCGTTGTTATCCTTGCCGAGCCTGGCGGCTCGTATTCCCGGGAGAACCCCTTTACGGAAGAGGAAGTGGCAATCCGGCTTCTCAAGGGTGAGATGGAGGAGGTTGCGCCCGAGCACGACCTGGAAGCGAGCTCCGAAGAGTACGTTGCCAATGCCATTGCATGCGATGGCGAAGAGGCGGATCTCAACCGGATCAACGGACTCATGGTCGGGAGCATGGAACCGGTCCTCCCGGAACTTGTTTCCCACAAACTCGTGGAAAGACGCGGGACAAAGATCGTCATGTCCCCGCTTGCAAAGGTGATGGCGGAGCACTTCATCGGCGTGGAACGGCTGCTGGAGATCCTCCGGCTCACGAAAATGATGCAGGACCCGACCGATATCATCGCTGAACTCGAGAGTGAGTCAGTGCACAAGGAAAAGGAGTCTCCGGCAAAAACAAAGGAGAAGACTCCCGGGAAAAGCCGGCGGAAATGA
- a CDS encoding polymer-forming cytoskeletal protein has product MRERTVKNWHNHCLLPDGTELQEHSIKTDRNIVIGEFCQIDYGLRGADVYVGESTKIREYVWASGDARIGNWCEIGSDIIAKEDAYIGEGVKINGKLSVLGALDIGENVEIRDGFEARGDIEVRNPMPVFMFIIVYLMTLLRIENEKELDRILDNLFSDDEEERMEIPLMIPARSKLNMKVFAVPSTMKIGKGCRLHGNIRAGSIDVQQNTVIFGSLRARNKISVVDGVTVHGNVESGSTVHVHKGAHILGDVIAKSIVLHEDAKVDGTIEAPHGLRIERGS; this is encoded by the coding sequence ATGAGAGAACGCACCGTAAAAAACTGGCACAATCACTGCCTCCTCCCTGACGGGACTGAGCTCCAGGAGCACAGCATCAAGACCGACCGGAATATCGTTATCGGCGAGTTCTGCCAGATCGACTACGGCCTCCGGGGAGCAGACGTTTACGTCGGGGAGTCCACGAAGATCCGCGAGTACGTCTGGGCAAGCGGTGATGCACGGATCGGGAACTGGTGCGAGATCGGAAGCGACATCATTGCAAAAGAGGATGCATATATCGGCGAAGGCGTGAAGATCAACGGGAAACTCTCTGTTCTCGGGGCTCTTGATATCGGCGAGAACGTCGAGATCAGGGATGGATTCGAGGCACGGGGTGACATCGAGGTGCGAAACCCGATGCCGGTCTTCATGTTCATCATCGTCTACCTGATGACTCTCCTGCGAATCGAGAATGAGAAAGAACTCGACCGGATACTCGACAACCTGTTCAGCGACGACGAAGAGGAGAGGATGGAGATCCCGCTCATGATCCCGGCACGTTCGAAACTCAACATGAAAGTCTTTGCAGTACCTTCCACGATGAAGATCGGGAAAGGATGCCGGCTCCACGGCAACATCCGGGCCGGCTCCATCGATGTCCAGCAGAACACGGTCATTTTCGGCAGTCTCCGGGCCAGAAACAAGATCAGCGTCGTGGACGGAGTGACGGTCCACGGGAACGTGGAGAGCGGCAGCACGGTACATGTGCATAAAGGCGCCCATATCCTCGGTGACGTTATCGCGAAATCCATCGTCCTCCACGAGGACGCGAAAGTGGACGGAACCATCGAGGCTCCGCACGGGCTGCGGATCGAGCGTGGATCATGA
- a CDS encoding 2,3-bisphosphoglycerate-independent phosphoglycerate mutase, producing MTANKILFLVLDGISDRPCPALGGKTPLSAARKPVLDKLAAEGICGIMDTISPGVRPGSDTAHLALLGYDPYRYYTGRGPLECVGTGIDMKAGMIGFRCNYATISPQGQVIDRRAGRIHDTAALSRAIQEGVDLSKFGVEFIFRSGAGHRAALALEGEGLSHCVSSNDPKKEGVSPLTVKAMRPGAKEEKTAAVCNEFVNQSTKILFDHAINADRLKAGQNPANIVLMRGAGEMGDFEPFQKKYGLSGSVISAASLITGIGRAVGLPHIEIPGITGSVNSNVKGKVAAAINELKTKDFVLMNIKGADESGHDGLAEQKRDFIEKIDGELEPLLGLKDTLIIICGDHSTPCTIKDHSADPVPVLIRGDGVRMDDVVRYDEYTCAKGGLNRITGTALMPIALDLINKAHKFGA from the coding sequence ATGACCGCAAACAAGATCCTCTTTCTCGTGCTGGACGGGATCTCCGATCGTCCCTGTCCGGCGCTCGGGGGCAAGACCCCGCTCTCTGCTGCAAGAAAACCGGTTCTCGATAAGCTCGCGGCCGAAGGGATCTGCGGGATCATGGACACCATCTCGCCCGGTGTCCGCCCGGGATCCGACACCGCCCACCTCGCCCTTCTCGGCTACGACCCTTACCGGTACTATACCGGCCGGGGCCCGCTCGAATGTGTTGGCACCGGTATCGACATGAAAGCCGGCATGATCGGGTTCCGCTGCAACTATGCAACCATCAGCCCGCAGGGCCAGGTCATCGACCGCCGTGCGGGCAGGATCCATGACACCGCAGCCCTGAGTAGGGCTATCCAGGAAGGTGTCGATCTATCGAAATTCGGCGTTGAGTTCATCTTCCGCTCGGGTGCCGGCCACCGGGCTGCCCTTGCACTGGAAGGCGAGGGCTTAAGCCACTGCGTCTCCTCCAACGATCCCAAGAAAGAGGGTGTTTCCCCGCTCACCGTCAAAGCAATGCGGCCGGGGGCAAAGGAGGAGAAGACCGCCGCGGTCTGCAACGAATTCGTGAATCAGTCAACAAAGATCCTCTTCGATCACGCAATAAATGCAGACCGGCTCAAGGCAGGGCAGAACCCGGCCAACATCGTCCTGATGCGGGGTGCCGGGGAGATGGGCGACTTCGAGCCGTTCCAGAAGAAGTACGGCCTGTCGGGATCGGTCATCTCCGCGGCAAGCCTCATAACGGGTATCGGCCGGGCGGTCGGCCTGCCCCACATCGAGATCCCGGGTATCACCGGCTCGGTGAACAGCAATGTTAAAGGGAAAGTTGCAGCGGCCATAAACGAACTCAAGACCAAAGACTTCGTCCTGATGAACATCAAGGGAGCCGACGAATCGGGCCATGACGGTCTCGCTGAACAGAAGCGGGATTTCATCGAGAAGATCGATGGTGAACTCGAACCCCTGCTGGGCCTGAAAGACACACTCATCATCATCTGCGGCGACCATTCCACTCCCTGCACCATCAAGGACCATTCGGCCGATCCGGTCCCGGTCCTCATCCGTGGCGACGGGGTGCGGATGGACGACGTGGTCCGTTATGACGAATATACGTGCGCAAAAGGCGGTCTCAACCGGATTACAGGCACCGCCCTGATGCCGATCGCGCTCGACCTGATCAATAAGGCCCACAAGTTCGGCGCATAA